The DNA region GGCGGACCCGGCGGGGTTTGAACGGACTTAATCGTCCTGGTGATAGCGGCCGAGTTTGCGGATGAAGCCGATCAGGCCGGTCTGGCGGCTGCGCTTCATGCGTTCGGCGTGCAGGATGGTTTGCACGCGTTCGAAACAATCCTGCGCATCGACATTGCACAGCACATAGTCATAGCCGTCCCAATGGGCGATCTCGCCCGCGGCGCGCGCCATGCGGCCTTCGATGACTTCGTTGCTGTCGGTGCCCCGCCCGCGCAGGCGGCGTTCCAGTTCTTCCATGGAAGGCGGCAGGATGAAGATGCGGACGACGTCGCCCCCGGCGATCTGGTGCAACTGCTGCGCGCCCTGCCAGTCGATGTCGAACAAGACGTCCTTGCCGGATTTCAGCATCGCTTCGACCGGCGCGCGCGGCGTGCCGTAGCGCTGGCCGAAGACATGCGCCCATTCCAGAAATTCATGGTCCGCCGTCATCCGGCGAAATTCTTCCAGATCGACGAAATGATAATCCTTGCCGTCGACTTCGCCCGGCCGCATCGGCCGCGTGGTCGCGGACACCGACATGGACAGGTCCGGTTCGGCCGCCAGCAATTTGCGCGCGATGGTGGATTTGCCCGCGCCCGATGGCGATGACAGGACGAAAAGAACGC from Sphingobium sp. HWE2-09 includes:
- the gmk gene encoding guanylate kinase, encoding MADTISSETPDFKRRGVLFVLSSPSGAGKSTIARKLLAAEPDLSMSVSATTRPMRPGEVDGKDYHFVDLEEFRRMTADHEFLEWAHVFGQRYGTPRAPVEAMLKSGKDVLFDIDWQGAQQLHQIAGGDVVRIFILPPSMEELERRLRGRGTDSNEVIEGRMARAAGEIAHWDGYDYVLCNVDAQDCFERVQTILHAERMKRSRQTGLIGFIRKLGRYHQDD